A single Mytilus trossulus isolate FHL-02 chromosome 12, PNRI_Mtr1.1.1.hap1, whole genome shotgun sequence DNA region contains:
- the LOC134692258 gene encoding uncharacterized protein LOC134692258 → MQRLVLDDRTCKLDEKTWMLPEITSDTLKKHLYYSMSSDCQRIDACVDFSVKVLGQVITKAFKAYIEIDFCNFVFAYGFEGLKKSTILINYNWGQMERYQVTDNIHVLGKIGKNDDKNVFEIDFGMKLCIEGSCILDDTMFIQDLELAIPICNENFTWPGGNSISDMVNAIGGHLTTEAFNIILRKFGIDSIFTEKCDLAVTGKGSQCSSTFTMIDSMKGIAQCEFTDNCFGLDCCLELKFKLPFQGDDVTYSIPFGFKLKPCDFEIEISLATYYHKTVLLNYDWGMENELKIGKGDPAPIIIRLVHSVFLDPFHVTVEQCI, encoded by the exons ATGCAACGCTTGGTACTTGATGATAGAA CCTGTAAATTGGATGAAAAAACATGGATGTTGCCAGAAATTACCAGTGACACACTAAAAAAGCATTTATATTACTCGATGTCTTCAGATTGTCAACGCATAGACGCTTGTGTTGATTTTTCTGTCAAAGTTTTAGGACAAGTCATTACAAAGGCTTTTAAAGCATATATTGAGAtcgatttttgtaattttgtgttTGCATATGGATTTGAAGgactaaaaaaatcaaccaTTCTGATAAACTACAACTGGG GTCAGATGGAAAGGTATCAAGTGACAGACAATATCCATGTTTT aGGAAAAATAGGCAAAAACGATGATAAGAATGTGTTTGAAATAGATTTTGGAATGAAGCTGTGTATTGAAGGAAGCTGTATACTTGATGACACAATGTTTATTCAGGATTTGGAACTTGCAATACCTATATGCAATGAAAATTTTACATGGCCAG gTGGAAATAGTATTTCTGATATGGTGAATGCAATTGGTGGACATCTTACAACAGAAgcattcaatattattttaagaaaatttggaATTGAT agcATTTTTACAGAGAAATGTGACCTGGCAGTAACTGGAAAAGGTTCAC AATGTTCCTCCACTTTCACGATGATAGACTCCATGAAAGGGATAGCACAGTGTGAATTTACAGACAACTGCTTTGGACTTGACTGTTGTTTAGAACTGAAATTCAAGCTTCCATTCCAGGGAGATGATGTAACATACAGTATCCCTTTTGGATTTAAACTTAAGCCATGTGATTTTGAGATTGAAATAAGTCTTGCAACATATTATCATAAAACAGTTCTTCTTAATTATGATTGGG GTATGGAGAATGAGCTTAAGATTGGAAAGGGTGACCCAGCTCCAATTATTATAAGGTTAGTTCATTCTGTCTTTCTGGATCCTTTCCATGTAACTGTTGAACAATGCATctaa